Proteins encoded in a region of the Thunnus maccoyii chromosome 4, fThuMac1.1, whole genome shotgun sequence genome:
- the LOC121895055 gene encoding troponin C, skeletal muscle-like, producing the protein MTDAQQEARSYLSEDMLAEFKAAFDMFDTDGGGDISTKELGTVMRMLGQNPTREELDEIIEEVDEDGSGTIDFEEFLVMMVRLLKEDQAGKSEEELAECFRVFDKNGDGYIDREEFALIIRSTGEAISEEEIDELLKDGDKNADGMLDFDEFLKMMENVQ; encoded by the exons ACTGACGCGCAACAAGAGGCCCGCTCCTACCTGAGCGAGGATATGCTGGCTG AGTTCAAGGCCGCCTTCGACATGTTCGACACCGACGGTGGCGGTGATATCAGCACCAAGGAGTTGGGTACCGTGATGAGGATGCTGGGTCAAAACCCGACAAGAGAGGAGTTGGATGAGATCATCGAGGAGGTCGATGAGGACG GTAGCGGTACCATCGACTTCGAGGAGTTCTTGGTCATGATGGTGAGGCTGCTAAAGGAGGACCAGGCCGGCAAGAGCGAGGAAGAGTTGGCAGAGTGCTTCCGTGTGTTCGACAA GAACGGCGACGGCTACATCGACAGAGAGGAGTTCGCCCTCATCATCCGCAGCACCGGGGAGGCCATCTCAGAGGAAGAGATTGATGAGCTGTTGAAGGATGGAGACAAAAACGCCGACGGCATGCTGGACTTTGACG AATTCCTCAAGATGATGGAGAATGTGCAGTAA